The window ACTGTGAGTAAGAGGCAAATCACAAGAGTAGATGATGTAGACAGTTACCTTTGGGTAACCTTGGTTTGCCAACTTTGAAGTGGTCAATGGCGAaatgcccttttctttcatcgCAGACGTGGTCCCAGTTTCCTAGAGCAAGGAAGTAAGCAAATGTATACTACCATGCCTCTCATGCTGCCAATTAGAAGCCAAATATCCGACGTTTGTACTGTCGTTGCAATTATCAGATCCAGGGACGGTAAAAAACTTACACCGGAGGCTACAGTAGCTGAGAGCACATTTCCCGCCTGCACCAACATGTCTTTCAGGGGTGTGCCGGCTGAGAACGTAACCGAACGCTGAGGAGTAGATCCCGATGAGCCGGAAGTCGACATTTCATccgcagaagatgatggaaagagaTCAACGAGATAAAGATCAAAGAGGGGATGCAGCGGCGAATGCTGTTTGGAATAGACAAGCTCCCCTGAGAGGGCTAGACTGGGCGCAGTTTGCGTGCCAGAGTTGAAAGAGGGAAatgaggaagaaaacgaGTGGACGATTTGGGATGTTGTGTAGACGGAGAAGAAATGAAAGGGACAGAGATTTTAGAAGTAGATGTTAGTGGTCGGTTGCAGTCTCGGGTGAAAGAACGGCCTGTCAGGCAGTGGGAGGAAGGAGCTGGCAGCGGCTGTCAGTTCCTATCGCCGAAAAGGGCCACCGCCTTGTCTGGTGCTCGCTAAGGCCAAAAGACAAGGCAGGATTTATACGTCAGCCACGGTCAGGCACAAATAAGGAGTTGGATGCGATATTTTGGCGGTGCTGAACAAAGCTTTGCAACAAGTTGAGATGCATTCAGGTCtggaaacaagagagagaagggtgGAATATATAGAAAGGATATCTAGAGAAGACGCATCAGGCAATTTCAGGCATCTATTAGTGCTTGAGGACTCGCCAAATAGACATTGTAGGCAACAAACGCCTCTGTGAATCACAGCCAGCTTCCAAAGAGTGTCTAGAGACGTGGATTTtgatctccagctcctttGTTTGCCCTTGGCTCTCTGTTACGCTTAGGCACCAACGAAGTAGCGTTTTTTATAGTTATCTGGGTTCGAAATTCTGGTCGCCAGAAGAGTCATGAGATGCGGAATTTCCAACGTGTAGTACCACGCCAGTAGACGCCAAAGTTACTGCGTACTTGGTGCCGAAATTAGAAGCCTCCAATACTCTTAATACAGACGTTCCTCATTCGATTCGGTGACCATCTTAGTTGACATAAAACCTCTATTCATATCCATTTCATCTAAGACAacattctttttctcatctcgCAACGGAATCAGATGGTCTGATCCGAGCGTAGGGGGTAATTGTACAGTACAGTCGATTTTACAATCTCAAGTGGCATCACAGAGCCTTGAGTCACCATATCCTTCAAcgcctttttgtttttcctttttataGTCTCCCACTATGATAATATAGATCCGTGTTCAAGTGAATCAGACATGATAGCGTGGAGATAACAACCTCGCAACTGATAGTGCGACGATTATCGCTTCTTTCCGGGGGTGGGAGCTGCAGAATTCTTAGCCTATGGACATTCCAACAGGAGAacaaatcatcatcagatgATGATAACATACCAGGAGgacccttcttcttctttggtgcACTCTTTCCACGCTGCTTAAGCCTAGAATTGCAGTTTTAGCCAGCCGTCTCTTCGAGGCTTGTTCCAATGCACCTACTCTTCAATGTACTCGAATCGATCTTCCTCGGCGTCGTCCCACGTGGCAAGCACTGGACCAAACTCTCGCTTCACATCCTTAATCGACGCCAGCTTCCGGGGGTAGTAAGCGGCGAGCGCAGGGCCTTTGAGTCGCTGTCGCAGGACCTTGTTGCCCATGCGAATCCCCTCAGGGTTGAACGTCGTGGCGAATACTTGGCATTGCGCCTTAAACAAGTCAGTTGGCCATTAGAAAGCAATAGAATTTCGGGGCGTGTTTACCTTCATCAAGTCTAACAACCGCGCACGAGGGACACTCATCTTTACATGCTTGATCTCCAATGATGGCACCAGTTTTCGACGTTGAATTGAAGTTTGAACGCGCACATCAGAAGAAAATAGGCTAAGCTATTTTGGGACTAGCATCTACTGCACTTTAGGAGGTGGGTCGTGCTACTCAAGTGAATCGACTCGCCCCAAAAAGCGCCTTGAATTCATCTTGGATTCTTCACATCAAACACGAATATTTTCATCATTAAATTTTCAGTATAGTGTCAGAGAGAATATGCATAAGCGACGAAATGCATCCCCAGGGGACCACTGGGCAAAGCGGCATCAGACGGGGGATCCGAGAAAAAACGACGAATTTGTCAATAGCGCCGAGCCATCAAATCAAGCGTTGGCATCGCTTGCAGAACAAGCAGATGAGCTCGTAGATTGTCTCCAAGCCTTGAAGCGCCAGTTCTCACAGAGCAAGAACCCTGCAGAGCTCCAGCTCGGAAATGTAAAATCACGACTGTCTCGATTGacgaagcagctgcttccTTCATTTCAGATCCTCGGCTCTCTTGAAGAGCCTGAACCTGAGGCTCCACAGCCCATAGTTGAGACAACACCAGTGGTATGCATATGACTTTTCCAGCGACTTGCATCATCCAACTAGCCAGTCAAAAACTAACATCAAACCCTAAAGGCATCAGTAGTCACCCATGACACTTCTAGCATACCATTGCTCTCCAATATCAGGGTAACACCATGGACCTCATCAGAGATTCAGCAAGAATGGCCGCCTTTACCTCCTATTTTGGACCCTAAACTCAAAGAAGAAGTATTCACACACCCAGGGCTTGGGTTGAAGTACAACTATGAGCGCCTAGAATGGCTAGGCGATGCATATCTCGAACTTATCGCGAGCTCTCTCATTCACCAAACATTCACACAGCTGCGTTCTGGGGCTTGCTCTCAACTCCGCGAGAGATTGATTCGAAATGTCACTCTCGCCGAGTACTTTCGACATTATGATATGTCTCAGTGGGCCAAGCTTCCGGGTGCCTTTGGTGATTACAAGGGCCATGGGCGAGGCAGGTCAAAGGATAAAGACTTGGTGAAGACACAGGCCGACATGTTTGAAGCCTATGTCGCAGCTGTAATTCTCTCGGATTCTCAACAAGGCCTCACGAAAGTGGTAGAGTGGCTAAAAACACTCTGGGGCAGGACTATCAAGGAAGATATCTACAAAGccgaagcagcaaaaaagcGATCAGAAGGTCAATCAGCAACTGCGGAGGTGACAAGCTCAACTGCAAAGCAGCGGCTGAGCGTGAAAATCGTAACCAAGGGGGTTACGATTGACTACAAGGATCTCcctggcgagaagaaggacaaaaATCTCGGACTACCTCTGTTTACTGTTGGAGCATATCTTACCGGCTACGGCGAGGTTGGAAGACTATTGGCAGTTGGCACAGCCCTAAGCAAAAAGGACGCTGGCCAAAAAGCTGCTGAGACGGCATTGCAGAACAAGCGACTGATCCAGGCATacgaggaaaagaagaggcagtaTATGCAAGCTAGAGACGGCGATTCGGTTTTGAACAGCCTTTTATCTGAGTGGTGAAATAAGAGGAGTTTACGGGTATGGCTATCGACAAAGGGATACAACGCAGGATACATTACGTGAGGATAATGAGTGGATTTGGTCTTGAATCTGGAACTGGACTACTGTTGAACAGGATACATACAGCCTGACTATTGTAATGAATAAAGAACATTGTCATGTTACCGCCAATGCTAGAACAAGCTGTATCGAGTGTGGTGACTGTTAGCGAAATGTCTCGCCATGGTGACCAGCTTGTAACCACTTGTCACATCATGCGTTTTGGGAGCCCGATCTCCCGATGTGTGCTGTCTCGGCctgcaatttttttttaagttgGACATGAATAAGGAGTTTCACTCGCAAGTTGTGTGTCACGGAGCAGTAAATGCTTCAGATGGAGCAAACATTGCAAAGTCGGTGCTTTGAATCTCATGTATTTTGTCCATAACTTCGACTCTTCCAACAGGTGCTAGCCCGTGCACTGGGAAATACCTAAGACCTAGGCTGGTACTCCCCTAAATCCAACCAAATAA of the Trichoderma breve strain T069 chromosome 4, whole genome shotgun sequence genome contains:
- a CDS encoding mitochondrial ribosomal subunit s27 domain-containing protein; the encoded protein is MSVPRARLLDLMKAQCQVFATTFNPEGIRMGNKVLRQRLKGPALAAYYPRKLASIKDVKREFGPVLATWDDAEEDRFEYIEELKQRGKSAPKKKKGPPAPTPGKKR
- a CDS encoding ribonuclease III domain-containing protein, which translates into the protein MHKRRNASPGDHWAKRHQTGDPRKNDEFVNSAEPSNQALASLAEQADELVDCLQALKRQFSQSKNPAELQLGNVKSRLSRLTKQLLPSFQILGSLEEPEPEAPQPIVETTPVASVVTHDTSSIPLLSNIRVTPWTSSEIQQEWPPLPPILDPKLKEEVFTHPGLGLKYNYERLEWLGDAYLELIASSLIHQTFTQLRSGACSQLRERLIRNVTLAEYFRHYDMSQWAKLPGAFGDYKGHGRGRSKDKDLVKTQADMFEAYVAAVILSDSQQGLTKVVEWLKTLWGRTIKEDIYKAEAAKKRSEGQSATAEVTSSTAKQRLSVKIVTKGVTIDYKDLPGEKKDKNLGLPLFTVGAYLTGYGEVGRLLAVGTALSKKDAGQKAAETALQNKRLIQAYEEKKRQYMQARDGDSVLNSLLSEW